Within the Musa acuminata AAA Group cultivar baxijiao chromosome BXJ2-9, Cavendish_Baxijiao_AAA, whole genome shotgun sequence genome, the region TCTTCAGAGAGCTTCCGGCACAGGATGATGATGGCCAAGTTCTCCCTGTTAGTGGCCTTTGGAACACTGCCATGGCTCATCCAAATGATCCTGAGTTCATTAATTTGGGAATATTTGAATGCATGACTGCATTAATATGGAAGGGCTTAAAAAACAGGCTTTGGCTTTCACATGACCAGAACATATATATTCCATACTATGCAGCTCATATAATAGGTTCCTACTCAATGAATGTGGAAGAATTTGCTGAAAGAGCGGTTCATGCTGGAGTCATTCCTCCCTTGGTTGAGCTTTTAAGAGGTAGACTTACCTGGGTGGAGCAGAGGGTAGCAGTCAGGGCACTGGGGCACTTGGCAACTTATTCTAGTACATTTCCAGCAGTTGCAAGTCATGGGGAAGTCCTCGAGCTTGCCATTCAGCTCGCATCAAGTTCTCTAGAGATTGTCTATTCTCACTTTTACCAGTTTGTGGATAGGAGAATAAGCTACCATTGTGATCTGCTTACTCGTGGTATGGGAGGCATGGAAATGGAATCCAGGAAGGCAGAGGAATGGGCCAGCCAGCTGCAATGCTGGTCTCTTCAGCTTATCAATTGCTTTGCTTTTAAGCCAGAGTATCTCTTTGACATATGCAAGCCAGAATTTTTGGTCAAATTACCAGCCATGTGGGGTGGACTTGTTAATGAGAACTCACCAGCAGGTATTGGTTTGCTGCACACAATTTGTCAACACAAGCTTGGCAGGGGTCCTGTTGCTAACTGTCCAGGTGTTATCGAAGCACTATGTAACATTGCTCGATCATCAGATGACTGGCAGTATATGGCTATCGACTGTCTTCTTTGGTTACTTGAAGACCAGAGCACTTCAAACAAGGTAAGGCAATAATAGATTCCTTGTATTCCATGAAATATTAGGCTGTTTATTGCTTTGTCATGAAAGAAATTGCATAGATTGGTGAGTGGCTAGTTTGTACACTTCAATGTGCACTGCATAGGTTGTTCCATCTCCTAGCTtctaagagatttttttttttgcattatttTACTTGTTCAACTTCCTAATTGAACTTTCTTATGACAAATATGCATAAGTTACTTCTTTCAGTTGCATCTGGCTATGTTGGCATTCTAATCTGAGATTCAGTAAATCAGAGTTGCACACCATTCAAAATATCTTGGTCAAATTTATATGGTATGTATAAAACTCTCCTGCAAATGATTCCTTACCTATATAACATCAAGATGTGGCTTGATTTTACAGGATGGCTGCTATAGAGGGGACATACGAAATTGTAAAACGTAGAATAGGCAGTCTTGAAGCAGTTATATCCAAGTCATGTTGTCACTGAGCTTagtcataaaatttattttatagctAATATTTACTCACCATATCAACTTTATAGTCTTAGTGTCTTTATGTTCAAATCTAAGAACAGCTTAGTCCTTTTGAAAATGTATGAATCATGTGATGCATTGCATGGTCTGGAAAGAGAATAATTTGTGGGAGGTCTAGATGAAGTTTGTTGGCTTTGTGGTCTCAAGTAAACTGTTATCAATTCCTTCATAGCCCATGCATGATGAATCAGATTTCAGTTGTATTTTTTATTCAATGAGTATAAGCCTGCGTAATAGTTACAACATTAATCTATTACAGTTGTTTGAGTGTCTATTCATTACATTTAATAGGTGATAGACAAGGCGGCTCCGGCACTCACAGATTTAGCAGAAATTTCTGCTCTTGGTGATCATAAAAGATTAGGAGACATCATTGTTAATGTCCTTCAAGAACGCTGCCAGGCACAAGGGACAGCACGCAACTATATCAGCAGTCGTACAAAAGAACAGATTGATGAGCTTTTGAGCTCGAGGCAGAGAATAAAATGGGAGAAGAACATGCCAAAGGAGGATCTCCAAATAAAACAAGCTGCAGCATTGGTTGTTAAGCTTGAAGGAAACTCTTTATTCTCTTCAGGAGATATTTCAGGGGCTGCATCAAAATACTCTGAAGCTTTGGCACTGTGTCCAATGAAGTCCAAAAAGGAAAGACTTGTATTGTACAGCAATAGGGCTCAGTGTTATCTTCTCTTGCAGCAGCCACTGGCAGCCATAAGTGATGCTACACGAGCGTTGTGCTTACATAACCCTCCTAATCGTCATGCAAAAAGCttatggagaagagcccaagcataTGATATGCTTGGATTGGTGAAGGAGAGCTTGTTAGATGCCATTCTTTTCATTAATGAGTGCTCTCAGTCTAATGATCCTGACCTTTCTTTAAGGCACAACAAAGTTCCTGATTATGCTGAAAGGTTAGTGAAGAAGCAGATGCATGCTGCATGGTTATTCAGAGAAGCAGCTATTAAGCATGGGGGCATTCCTACCGAGGATGGATCTGGAGATGTCTATGGCCCAGAAGCTGATGATTCTGAGTGGGAAACGGCTAGTGAAAGTGATGTAGAAAATGGTGGACAGGAAGCAGATGACAATGAAGAGAATGATGACATCCGGAAGGATATGTATGACAAGTCAACTACAAAAGGTATCAAACTGATCTTTGGATAGGAACTTGGAGGAAAAGGAATTCACTGCTTTAAGTTTGAGATTAGTGTAGTtttcttcaaaaagaaaaaggaagtttATGATTAGTGTAAGTATTGTGAAGAAGTTCAAATTTTTCTTGATGTAATAATATATCAAGCTTTGCAAGTTTCTTAATATATTGATTGacactttttttatattattacttaTTCTCCCTATACGATAAGACAATTTAGTATAATGTTCAGCTAATTGTAAAACCTTAACTAAACAGTCGAAGTCAGAAAACAAAGGTTTAAGTATGCTTGTCTGGGATTCTGTAGAGAACTCTTTTCTTGGTGGTACTTACTGTTTATGATCTTCTCATCGAAGATTATAACATCTGTGAATCCTTACTTTTTTGTTCCTAGAGACTAAAAGTAGCTCATTTGGCAATAACAGTTATATGCTTTCTTGGGTAGGATCATTATGGATTAAATTTTAGAGAATCATGGACACTGGTTACTTTGCATTCTAGGAACTGTGTATGTGTTTGTATATGGGTCACCATTCCATATCACACAATAGTTATAATAGTGGTTAAAGATATAAAATTCACAGCTTTTGAAATTCAATTTTAGTTGTGAAACTTGGTAATTAAAATGAAAATGAGATATTTCTGACTGTTGCATTATGTGTTCTAAATTTAGTTCCAATTTTGTGATGTATTTATGAGGATAGAATCATTTACTTATCTTCATGTGGGATCATGCTTTGCGGACATGCTTTGCTTTGCTATCTTCTTCTCCATACCAGTTGTTTTCTTTGGAAGTCCCTTGGACTGTTCTTTTGAGAGGTTGTCATTGGAATTCATTTGTTGTTCTTACTACTGCGTCCTTCTTGTGGTGTAATGTTTATAGCTTTGTACTTCTTGTTATGTTTATCTTTAACTGCCATTTTCCTTCTCCTAATTTCTTTAGTTTCTTCTCTTATCACCGGTCTACATATTCCTTAGAATTCAATACCAGCAATATATACACGAAAGCAAGAGGAGCAACCATATGGCTGCTTCTCAAGGGACAAGGAAAGCGATTATGTCTGGTGTATCAGGATTTTTTACAATATATTTTTTTAGATTCCAAATAATTGGTTGTATTGGGTGTTGTGGAAATATTGGGAATGATACTATAATATGGTCAATGGAGAATATAAATAACTGGCCTTCATAACTGAACATTCTTGAGTGTGCAAACTGATGGTATCAAATGTTACCATGCCCATTATAGTCATTACCATAGATTCCCTTTTTAACAAGAGTGATTTTTCTGCCAATTTGCGGAATCTGTTGACATCCCCATTGAAGGAACATAACATTTTTCCTTTATTATAGAATGTTACTTCCATGGAGGTCAAATTTGATGTCAATACCTCAAGAGTATTTTTAAGGTTACTTTATTATTTTCCACTTGATTTTTATTACATATATTCAAGTCTGGAGAACCAGCGATATCTTTGCTCTCCAAATTTCTACTTAGTATTTCCACCATTAACAAGAGCTGACCCACAGCAAAATGCATTTGGCACCCAACTTGTTGCATTTCTTGTGTCTTATCTTTTGACCAACCAGGTTATCTAACTTCTTAAAGGTTGGGCAGAGGATAACCAAATATTTTACCTGTGTTTTTTAAAACTAAATAGGTCATTTTTGCCTGAAGAAACTGAACCTGTTTTCTGAATCATGGCTAATAATGCCAGAAGATCTTTTATTTctgtgatttgtatatctcatctgtGAGGGAATCCTGAGGTCATGTTTCTAAAATATGACTTAGCTCATTTCCAAGTTTCTTCTCACTGAGCTCATGTTCCGAAACAGCAGTCTTATTTATCTTCCATGATCATGTTGCTTTTTCTCTGGTGGCATTGCACATTATCATGCTTTATGTATTGGCACTAGTTGAATCTAAAATATGGCCTGTGACAGAAGAGGTAAAAGTCAGCTAACACATCCTGGATGCTTATTTGTGTTTTCCTTTTGCATCACTTCTAATCTTATTTTGGACCTTTGAAACAGATTTGGTTCGTGGATACAACATCCTGCTTACGGAAGATGCAACATAACTCTCTGTGAAATTTCATCAGTGGGTTTAGCTTCTTGTTCAGACCCCGAAAGTATTAGTTTTATGGGTGTGAGTTTTGAGGAACTCAAGCCTTGTGTGAATGTTGAATTGACTAATGAACTGCAACCGGGATCCTTATTTTTGGATGAATCCAATGTGCTCAGTTGCTTCAGAATGGATCCAATGTCTTTACACCTAAGTGAATCAACTGAGTTTTGCAGCCTGTTGCATGCTATATGCATATTAGAGTGAATGAGAAGCTATTTGTTGATGGATCCCCTTTGTTGATCTTATGTGAGTAACATCACCTTTTATGTTGGTGCTGCACTGGTGTTAATTCTAccttttttagattctttaacaattGTTTCTTCCAATGATCTTTATTTGGGATTCCATAATCCTTGTGAAACACAATCCAACAGTTTGGCCTCTTATTTGTTAGTTGTTTCATACTTTATTGCCTTTGCAAGCTATAGAAGACTCGATGGCTATATGTTGGCTGTATACAGTATTTGAAGCATATCCCTGCATTGGCCTAGTTGAATTATCTAATTCAAGGTCTTTAATTTCACGGGGTTCTATTAGTATTTATTGATTTCCTCGTCGGAGTGGATGACATAAACTGGATCGGATCATCTGGTTTAGGTTTTTTCTTCTTCCTGTTTCAGTACATCTTTTTCTCTTTACTTCTCTTTTTTCGACAATCGATTTGAGATGGAATGGTCCGATATGATTtgttatttaaataatatattttttaatatttttttctatgcTCTAGAGAGAATGTTATTTTCTGCCTCTATTTTGGTGCATCTCCTTCTCCCTCCCTCATCAACAGAACAGATAAGATCCCTTCCTCCCTCATCAACACTAGGAACAAATAAGATCCCTTTTGAAATGGTCATGGATCGGTATAACTTTGAAATTAATTATGGATGGAAATAGATGAGATTTCTACGAAAATGAATTCCTTGATATGTTCTTTTCCGCCGTATAACTTTGAAATTAATTATGGATGGAAATAGATGAGATTTCTATTGGTATGACAATGGAACGAAAATTGAATTCCTTGATTTGTTTCTTTGAAGTGTTTTAATGAGatgggtttttttattttttttgacctGGATCTTTGTTATGTTCTCTTATTTTTATGCAGCTCAATGGAGTACTAAATGGTCATGGTGGTTATCTATTTCTGTTACAACAAGTGATGACTCTATAGCTCGTTGTTAGTGGTATATTTTGGCCCAGAGAAATTAGGGATTGAGGTTTATGATTGCTATATAGCATAATAAAGACTTAATGTGATGAACTTTGGAAAGTAGAATGATATGTTAGTAGGAAACATATATCTAAGAAGGATATAGGAACCCTACGTAAAAAAACATATCCTTTTCTGATTGTAGTCTCTCACTTCATAAGCCACAAATATATACTATTATAATTACACACATTGAGAGTTAGGGTGAGAACCCACTTTTTATTGGTGAAAAAACATGATAGTTCATCAAAACACTCAACACTAGGAAGAATAAAGATCACTTGGTTTTATCTTTCTAGAGATATCAAGATTTTACCAGTGAACACGAAGAGATTCAACAAAGTGAAACAACATTATATTTCACCTAGGAAGAAACATCGGAAAAACTCAAGTATCATAATGTCCTAGTAGCACAGTGAGCATTGCCTTGTAATCTCTCAAAGTGTTGCCATTGATTGCTTTTTTATAGTAGGTCGCTTCTATCACCTTCAAATCAACCTCTGCATGAGTAGTAATTATTTGAGTAAGAGAATTCTTATTGGTTCCTAGACCTTTAATAGCCAACCAGATTTTCTTCTCTAAGCATATCTCTGGACAGCATGAGTAACATATGATCACTCGTTTTTGCAATAAGATTTTAGATCCCGCAAGAAGGCAAAATctaatcaaatatcaagaaacaaTTGTTGTATGACATGAAGTCTTGATGCATCTTAGTCCCAAGTTTCATATTTTCAAGGTAAAAACAATTGATTTTATTTATCAAGAGTATACCTTAAAATCGAATTGAAGATGCATTATCATATTGCTTCCCAATCATGCACAATGAGATAAGTCCCTTATACTACTTTTGGAATATAGGCCGTATTAGTTTCAACATATAGATAGATGAAATATAAATTCAAGTTCAGATGGACAAAAAAATGATTAGCTATGGAGGACCATAAAAATCTCCTTGGAAGTTTGATATACTATCAAAGACAAAAGTTCATGTACAAAGGATAAGATGATTGGCAAGCTATTTAAGCTAAGATGCTCAAATGCAACACAACATGAAGATTACAAATTTTAGTTTCTTAAATATCAATTTGCAATATAGAAAAAGAGAACAGAGTATTGAAACCGAGAGAAGTCATGAAGAAAATTCCACTATGATAAAAGATGCAAACACCCTAATATCAAGGGTTTTAATTTTATGTGTTCAATTAGTATTTATTGGCCTATCCATCGGAGCAGAGGACATAAACTAGATCGAACCATCCGATTTAGTTTTCTCTTCTTCCGGTTTCAGTACATCTCATTCTCTTCCTCTGAC harbors:
- the LOC103997952 gene encoding uncharacterized protein LOC103997952 translates to MDKIPSDCPYPGCFFCVMKEGNPSKRRTSILKFFRELPAQDDDGQVLPVSGLWNTAMAHPNDPEFINLGIFECMTALIWKGLKNRLWLSHDQNIYIPYYAAHIIGSYSMNVEEFAERAVHAGVIPPLVELLRGRLTWVEQRVAVRALGHLATYSSTFPAVASHGEVLELAIQLASSSLEIVYSHFYQFVDRRISYHCDLLTRGMGGMEMESRKAEEWASQLQCWSLQLINCFAFKPEYLFDICKPEFLVKLPAMWGGLVNENSPAGIGLLHTICQHKLGRGPVANCPGVIEALCNIARSSDDWQYMAIDCLLWLLEDQSTSNKVIDKAAPALTDLAEISALGDHKRLGDIIVNVLQERCQAQGTARNYISSRTKEQIDELLSSRQRIKWEKNMPKEDLQIKQAAALVVKLEGNSLFSSGDISGAASKYSEALALCPMKSKKERLVLYSNRAQCYLLLQQPLAAISDATRALCLHNPPNRHAKSLWRRAQAYDMLGLVKESLLDAILFINECSQSNDPDLSLRHNKVPDYAERLVKKQMHAAWLFREAAIKHGGIPTEDGSGDVYGPEADDSEWETASESDVENGGQEADDNEENDDIRKDMYDKSTTKDLVRGYNILLTEDAT